One Triticum dicoccoides isolate Atlit2015 ecotype Zavitan chromosome 5B, WEW_v2.0, whole genome shotgun sequence genomic window carries:
- the LOC119307733 gene encoding dof zinc finger protein DOF5.1-like has product MVFSSFPIFLDPPSWAQMQQQPLQCFMGGGGGSEHQHHQLIPASSGQLAPLPDVPGNTAASAPPVAGSSSASLQLVVSGQQGNPGEQPPRPSVSMTERARMARVPLPEPGTLRCPRCDSANTKFCYFNNYSLSQPRHFCKACRRYWTRGGALRNVPVGGGCRRNTKRSSKKSSRQGQGQGGGGAVAAATSSSSTTSTSTTTSAAAATAADVIASMQALPHHLGGLPAAAVLEASLEGYHSHSHHQHHNLPFLPPQFLQQGLHGYHFADGDIGSQLADGFPRGVASGLLAQLASIKMEEHGAGAGGAGGGFVGAHEQYWPGSGGGGGWPTEFLSGFSSSSSGNVM; this is encoded by the coding sequence ATGCAGCAGCAGCCTCTTCAGTGTTTCAtgggaggaggtggcggcagcgAGCACCAGCACCACCAGCTGATCCCTGCGTCGTCCGGCCAGCTGGCGCCGCTGCCGGACGTGCCCGGCAACACTGCGGCAAGCGCGCCGCCGGTGGCCGGATCGTCCTCGGCCTCGCTGCAGCTGGTTGTGTCGGGACAGCAGGGTAACCCGGGTGAGCAGCCGCCGCGGCCGTCAGTGTCGATGACCGAGCGCGCCCGGATGGCCCGCGTGCCGCTGCCGGAGCCCGGCACGCTCCGGTGCCCGCGCTGCGACTCGGCCAACACCAAGTTCTGCTACTTCAACAACTACTCGCTCTCGCAGCCGCGCCACTTCTGCAAGGCCTGCCGCCGCTACTGGACGCGGGGCGGCGCCCTCCGCAACGTCCCCGTCGGCGGCGGCTGCCGCCGCAACACCAAGCGCTCCAGCAAGAAGTCGTCGCGCCAGGGCCAGGGCCAGGGCGGCGGCGGTGCCGTCGCGGCCGCcacgtcgtcctcctccaccacctccacctcgACCACCACAAGCGCCGCCGCGGCGACCGCGGCCGACGTCATCGCCAGCATGCAGGCGCTGCCGCACCACCTAGGCGGCCTCCCCGCGGCAGCCGTACTGGAGGCGTCGCTCGAGGGGTACCACAGCCACAGCCACCACCAACACCATAACCTGCCGTTCCTGCCGCCGCAGTTCCTGCAGCAAGGGCTGCACGGGTACCACTTCGCCGACGGCGACATCGGCTCACAGCTGGCCGACGGGTTTCCGAGAGGCGTGGCGTCGGGGCTGCTCGCGCAGCTGGCGTCGATCAAGATGGAGGAGCACGGCGCGggcgctggcggcgctggaggcggcTTTGTCGGAGCGCACGAGCAGTACTGGCCCGGGAGCGGTGGCGGGGGCGGGTGGCCGACGGAGTTCTTGTCCGGGTTCAGCTCCTCCTCGTCGGGGAATGTGATGTGA